Proteins from a single region of Dictyostelium discoideum AX4 chromosome 5 chromosome, whole genome shotgun sequence:
- the mybG gene encoding myb domain-containing protein, protein MNNQLVPQNAAAAAAAAAAAAAAAAANSLKSRKPYTISKQRENWTDEEHQKFLEALTLFDRDWKKIESFVGSKTVIQIRSHAQKYFIKVQKNNTGERIPPPRPKRKSIQPYPQKQKHDGMGAFIPDSLSGNHFISSSSFATWMTYRGLMPNISESQINPSDLQKQLEQLQQAQQYIQQAVTTAQSSQRNGGLPPNPSSNNGGTTLTPNFPKIYAFLSNLFESNGTSFTEALSDLSMIDRETMQILMHNLAINLANQQYRDNHQTLSEQYRMKRDEDEDLNAIMISPRNSTGNINVSGDFYDNNSNNNNNNNNNNNNNNNNNNNNNNNNNNNNNNNNNNNNNNNNNNNNNNNNNNGGDFGDQNHSNMVNLGNYYNNHPNQNTINALYSLNQPSTLSNNPLNMVGNLNPQKQPPFNLNLNMQSGF, encoded by the exons atgaatAACCAATTAGTTCCACAAAATGCAGCAGCCGCAGCCGCAGCCGCAGCcgcagcagcagcagcagcagcagcaaaTAGTTTAAAATCAAGAAAACCATATACAATCTCAAAACAAAGAGAAAATTGGACAGATGAAGAACATCAAAAGTTTTTAGAAGCTTTGACATTATTTGACAGAGATTGGAAAAAGATTGAATCTTTTGTTGGTAGTAAAACAGTTATACAG atTAGAAGTCATGcacaaaaatattttataaaagttcaaaaaaacaatacaGGTGAAAGAATACCACCACCAAGaccaaaaagaaaatcaattcaaccatatccacaaaaacaaaaacatgATGGAATGGGAGCATTTATACCAGATTCATTATCGGGTAATCACTTTATAAGTAGTTCATCATTTGCAACATGGATGACCTATAGAGGATTAATGCCAAATATATCGGAATCACAAATTAATCCAAGTGATCTTCAAAAACAATTGGAACAATTACAACAGGCCCAACAATATATTCAACAAGCCGTTACAACTGCACAGAGTTCACAAAGAAATGGTGGGTTACCACCAAATCCTTCAagtaataatggtggtacCACTCTAACACCAAACTTTCCAAAAATCTATGCATTCCTTTCAAATCTATTCGAATCAAATGGTACCTCTTTCACTGAGGCTTTATCAGATCTATCAATGATTGATCGTGAAACAATGCAAATTCTAATGCATAATTTAGCAATCAATCTTGCAAATCAACAATATAGAGATAATCATCAAACACTTTCTGAACAATATAGAATGAAAAGAGATGAGGATGAAGATTTAAATGCCATTATGATTTCACCAAGAAATTCAACTGGAAATATAAATGTCTCTGGTGAtttttatgataataatagtaataataataataataataataataataataataacaataataataataataataataacaacaataataacaataataataataataataataataataataataataataataacaataataataataataataataataataataatggtggtgatttTGGTGATCAAAACCATTCAAATATGGTTAATTTAGGaaactattataataatcatccAAATCAAAATACTATTAATGCtttatattctttaaatcaaCCTTCAACACTTTCAAATAATCCTTTAAATATGGTGGGAAATTTAAATCCTCAAAAACAACCaccttttaatttaaatctaaatatgCAATctggtttttaa
- the cbpL gene encoding NCS-1/frequenin-related protein: MGQGNSKLSSDDIKKIMSKTNYTSEQVSQILKDYQSVNQDSKGLSLEEFKSFFSIRFKDYDDASILHMFKIFDSDKNGRISFKEFVGALFIITKSPVSDKLSFLFDMFDRDLNGYLDLEESYNILKLALNTSVGLGFDVSQAGSFAEGLLNSMNRNSHGGITKEEFIKKASVNDTFVRMLCLYQSYDTLLY; the protein is encoded by the exons atggGTCAAGGAAATTCTAAATTATCAAgtgatgatattaaaaaaataatgagcAAAACTAATTATACTAGTGAGCAAGTTAGTCAAATCTTAAAGGATTATCAATCAGTTAATCAAGATAGTAAAGGTCTTTCATTGGAAGAGTTTAAATCATTCTTTTCAATTAGATTTAAAGATTATGATGATGCTTCAATTTTACATATGTTCAAAATTTTCGATAGCGATaaa aatgGTAGAATtagttttaaagaatttgttgg tgcattatttataattacaaAATCACCAGTTTCAGATAaactttcatttttattcGATATGTTTGATCGTGATTTAAATGGATATTTAGATTTAGAGGAAAGTTATAATATCCTTAAATTAGCATTAAATACAAGTGTTGGTTTAGGTTTCGATGTTAGTCAAGCTGGAAGTTTTGCTGAAGGTTTATTAAATAGTATGAATAGAAATTCACATGGTGGTATTACAAAAGAagaattcattaaaaaagcCTCTGTCAATGATACCTTTGTTAGAATGTTATGTTTATATCAAAGCTATGATACTTTATtatactaa
- the vps29 gene encoding metallophosphoesterase domain-containing protein produces the protein MFIIAIGDVHVPHRSYGIPPEFKKLLVPEKIQHILCTGNLVSKEIHDYFKVLTSDVHIVRGDLDENTSYPDTKIVSIGQFKFGLCHGHQIVPWGDRASLAALQRQLDVDVLISGHTHVLEVFESNGKLFVNPGSATGAFSNISNDVIPSFVLMDVQSNNITVYIYKLIDGQVKVEKIDHVKQQ, from the exons ATG TTTATTATTGCAATTGGTGATGTACACGTTCCACACAGATCTTATGGTATTCCACCAGAGTTCAAAAAACTTTTA gTTCCAGAGAAAATTCAACACATTCTTTGTACAGGTAATTTAGtttcaaaagaaattcaTGATTATTTCAAAGTTTTAACAAGTGATGTTCATATTGTTAGAGGTGATTTAGACGAG aacaCTTCTTATCCAGATACTAAAATCGTTTCAATTGgacaatttaaatttggtcTTTGTCATGGTCACCAAATTGTACCTTGGGGTGATAGAGCATCTTTAGCTGCTCTTCAAAGACAATTAGATGTTGATGTTCTTATTAGTGGTCATACTCATGTACTCGAAGTTTTTGAATCAAATGGTAAACTTTTTGTTAATCCAGGTTCTGCAACTGGTGCTTTTAGTAATATTTCAAa TGATGTCATCCCATCTTTTGTTTTAATGGATGTacaaagtaataatattacagtTTATATCTACAAGTTAATCGATGGTCAAGTTAAAGTTGAAAAGATTGATCATGTCAAACAACAATAA
- the hlcs2 gene encoding biotin--[acetyl-CoA-carboxylase] ligase 2 (Similar to acetyl-CoA-carboxylase), translating into MIDSEIELNKVIVVPLISKDSLDINDAKNYYGTELHPNQPIPTIVSTQSEVNSLVNQKSGNNQQLANEERLVILLKQQEVEKDKTFDTNKYFNELSTDLFGKNLIHTEVISSTQDIMLKYLTYTRQGLVMIADQQTDGRGRDGNKFLSPLGCLLMSFKCKQTDCNKLPFLQYLTGMAMVEAIHSFPIASDLNLSLKWPNEIFTKEAGIKLGGVLCEPKYLNNEFDVVIGVGVYLSNSNNPSTTVNQLIHQKQQHGSSLSSTTTSTDIPIYINREELVSKFFNKFEPMFMEFTRDGFNADLENRYTDLWMHTNQIVKVKERDYHHVKIIGISDRGFLKVIECDAGGNSSPNSQIVELNPESTSFDIQNLILMQKSQ; encoded by the coding sequence ATGATTGATTCAGAGATAGAGTTAAATAAAGTAATAGTAGTACCATTAATATCAAAAGATTCATTAGATATTAATGATGCAAAAAATTACTATGGAACCGAGTTACACCCAAATCAACCAATTCCAACAATAGTTTCAACTCAATCTGAAGTGAATTCTTTAGTTAATCAAAAATCTGgtaataatcaacaattgGCCAATGAAGAAAGATtagttatattattaaaacaacaagaggtagaaaaagataaaacatttgatacaaataaatattttaacgAATTATCAACAGATTTATTTGgaaagaatttaattcatACTGAAGTAATTAGTTCAACACAAGATATAatgttaaaatatttaacatATACTCGTCAAGGATTAGTAATGATTGCAGATCAACAAACCGATGGTAGAGGACGTGATGGAAATAAATTCTTGTCTCCATTGGGATGTTTGTTAATGTCATTCAAATGTAAACAAACTGATTGTAACAAATTACCATTCCTTCAATATTTGACTGGTATGGCAATGGTCGAAGCAATTCACTCTTTCCCAATTGCATCTGATTTAAATCTTAGTTTGAAATGGCCAAATGAAATCTTTACTAAGGAAGCAGGTATTAAGCTTGGTGGAGTCCTCTGTGAACCAAAATATCTTAACAATGAATTTGATGTTGtcattggtgttggtgtttatctttcaaattcaaataatccaTCAACAACtgtaaatcaattaattcaccagaaacaacaacatggatcttctttatcatcaacaacaacaagtacTGATATtccaatttatattaatagaGAAGAATTGGTTTCAAAATTCTTTAACAAATTCGAACCAATGTTTATGGAGTTTACAAGAGATGGCTTTAATGCAGATCTTGAAAATAGATACACTGACTTATGGATGCATACAAATCAAATTGTAAAAGTAAAAGAAAGAGATTACCATCATGTTAAAATCATTGGTATTTCTGATAGAGGTTTCCTTAAAGTTATTGAATGTGATGCTGGTGGTAATTCATCTCCAAACTCTCAAATCGTTGAACTAAACCCAGAAAGTACTTCATTtgatattcaaaatttaattttaatgcaAAAATcacaataa
- the hlcs1 gene encoding biotin--[acetyl-CoA-carboxylase] ligase 1 (Similar to acetyl-CoA-carboxylase), translated as MIDSDIELNKIIVVPLISKDSLDINDAKNYYGTELYPNQPIPTIVSAQSEVDSLINQTSGNNDEERLVLLLKQQQQEVEKDKTFDTNKYFNELSTILFGKNLIHSEVISSTQDIMLKYLTYTRQGLVMIADQQTKGRGRGVNKFLSPLGCLLMSFKCKQTDGNKLPFLQYLAGMAMVEAIHSFPSASDLNLRLKWPNDIYSNEPGMKVGGVLCESNYLNNEFDVVIGVGVNLSNSNNPSTTINQLIQKKKYGFSSSSLATSTDIPIYISREELVSKFFNKFEPMFMEFTRDGFNADLENRYTDLWMHTNQIVKFKERDNHHVKIIGISDSGFLKAIECDADGNTSSDSETVELHPDGTSFDIQNLILMQKSQQPK; from the coding sequence ATGATTGATTCAGAtatagaattaaataaaataatagtagtaccATTAATATCAAAAGATTCATTAGATATTAATGATGCAAAAAATTACTATGGAACCGAGTTATACCCAAATCAACCAATTCCAACCATAGTTTCAGCTCAATCTGAAGTagattctttaattaatcaaacttctggtaataatgatgaagaaagattagttttattattaaaacaacaacaacaagaggtagaaaaagataaaacatttgatacaaataaatattttaacgaattatcaacaattttatttggaaagaatttaattcattCTGAAGTAATTAGTTCAACACAAGATATAatgttaaaatatttaacatATACTCGTCAAGGATTAGTAATGATTGCAGACCAACAAACCAAAGGTAGAGGACGTGGTGTAAATAAATTCTTGTCTCCATTGGGATGTTTGTTAATGTCATTCAAATGTAAACAAACTGATGGTAATAAATTACCATTCCTTCAATATTTGGCTGGTATGGCAATGGTCGAAGCAATTCACTCTTTCCCAAGTGCATCTGATTTAAATCTTCGTTTGAAGTGGCCAAACGATATCTATAGTAATGAACCAGGTATGAAAGTTGGTGGTGTCCTCTGTGAATCAAATTATCTTAACAATGAATTTGATGTTGtcattggtgttggtgttaatctttcaaattcaaataatccaTCAACAactataaatcaattaattcaaaagaaaaaatatggattttcatcatcatcattggCAACAAGTACTGATATTCCAATTTATATTAGTAGAGAAGAATTGGTTTCAAAATTCTTTAACAAATTCGAACCAATGTTTATGGAATTTACAAGAGATGGCTTTAATGCAGATCTTGAAAATAGATACACTGACTTATGGATGCATACAAatcaaattgtaaaatttaaagaaagagATAACCATCATGTTAAAATCATTGGTATTTCTGATAGTGGTTTCCTTAAAGCTATTGAATGTGATGCTGATGGTAATACATCTTCTGACTCTGAAACCGTTGAGCTTCACCCAGATGGTACTTCATTTGATATTCAAAACTTAATTTTAATGCAAAaatcacaacaaccaaaatag